Proteins from a genomic interval of Equus quagga isolate Etosha38 chromosome 13, UCLA_HA_Equagga_1.0, whole genome shotgun sequence:
- the CRCT1 gene encoding cysteine-rich C-terminal protein 1, producing the protein MSSQQSAGASRGFSKGSSQGPTPCPAPAPAASSSCCGSCGDSGCCGGDSGCCGDSGCCGDSGCCGSSTSCCCFPRRRRRQRRTCCSCCGGGSQRSQGSSNTQTGCCGGC; encoded by the coding sequence ATGTCCTCCCAGCAGAGCGCAGGGGCCTCCAGAGGCTTTTCCAAGGGGTCTTCTCAGGGCCCCACTCCGTGTCCCGCCCCGGCACCCGCCGCCTCGTCCTCCTGCTGCGGCTCCTGCGGCGACTCCGGCTGCTGCGGCGGTGACTCGGGCTGCTGCGGCGACTCAGGTTGCTGCGGCGACTCAGGTTGCTGCGGCTCCAgcaccagctgctgctgcttccccagGAGGCGCCGCCGGCAGCGCAGgacctgctgcagctgctgcggGGGTGGCAGCCAGCGATCCCAGGGCTCCAGCAACACCCAGACCGGCTGCTGCGGTGGCTGCTGA